A single Glycine soja cultivar W05 chromosome 14, ASM419377v2, whole genome shotgun sequence DNA region contains:
- the LOC114383829 gene encoding uncharacterized protein LOC114383829, whose product MRALFGSYPPSMSNSLKASKLMINELVLEIQEFSERSFVDVVTSDLRSNKFWRLLAEPVHIFQDREIVCVTVDMITKIVMDNHSWCYPACSQCHKKTNIDVVPFTCGCGKHNDKPVLRYRIEVMGGDVDLDASPQALDRLLGCVLAFKVKVQPKFGNAVVLKYSNELDLINVVLDMLADTEPFSKMDSLVVECTDPTQAESQFVSVTIDHDPLLRVPLTPTKRLSTDELDDKARSCEISPAQLSSNKLARPSATE is encoded by the exons ATGCGTGCTCTTTTTGGATCATATCCACCCTCAATGAGTAATTCTTTGAAAGCTTCAAAACTAATGATCAATGAACTTGTGTTGGAAATACAAGAGTTCAGTGAGAGGTCTTTTGTTGATGTTGTTACTTCt gatttgaggtcaaataaGTTTTGGCGCCTCCTGGCCGAACCAGTTCACATCTTTCAGGATCGA GAAATTGTTTGTGTTACTGTGGACATGATTACAAAAATAGTGATGGATAATCATTCATGGTGTTACCCAGCTTGTAGCCAATGCCACAAAAAGACTAACATAGACGTTGTGCCATTCACATGTGGATGTGGCAAACACAATGATAAACCTGTCTTGAGGTATCGAATTGAAGTGATG GGTGGTGATGTTGATTTAGACGCTTCTCCTCAGGCCCTTGATAGGCTGCTAGGTTGTGTTCTTGCATTTAAAGTCAAGGTTCAGCCAAAGTTTGGCAATGCTGTTGTtcttaaatattcaaatgagtTAGATTTGATCAATGTTGTGCTGGATATGCTGGCTGATACTGAG CCATTTTCCAAGATGGATAGTCTAGTGGTTGAGTGCACGGATCCTACACAAGCTGAATCT cAATTTGTGTCAGTGACAATAGATCATGACCCACTTCTAAGGGTTCCATTAACACCCACAAAGCGCTTATCAACTGATGAATTGGATGATAAAGCAAGAAGTTGTGAGATTTCACCCGCGCAACTTTCCTCTAACAAACTAGCAAGACCTTCTGCAACTGAATGA